One genomic region from Prunus persica cultivar Lovell chromosome G3, Prunus_persica_NCBIv2, whole genome shotgun sequence encodes:
- the LOC18784370 gene encoding uncharacterized protein LOC18784370 codes for MKMRASRNQSETALSRIPNTQDSLKCGQCGKKGHNKRTCHRNLPPKAKPATKRKRGTENTQTTPSDASTLAGDPSTLKQRSKPPRRVQKGKPKPTKKGHATSEAQPASTLLPHASTSVSTAGSNVVH; via the exons ATGAAGATGAGAGCATCAAGAAACCAATCTGAAACTGCATTGTCTCGCATTCCTAACACACAGGACTCTCTCAAATGTGGGCAATGTGGTAAAAAAGGGCACAATAAGAGGACTTGCCATAGGAATCTTCCCCCAAAAGCTAAACCTGCAACTAAGAGGAAGAGGGGTACTGAAAATACCCAG ACCACTCCATCTGACGCATCCACTCTAGCTGGTGATCCAAGCACCCTAAAGCAAAGATCCAAGCCTCCAAGGCGTGTGCAAAAAGGGAAGCCAAAACCAACTAAGAAAGGACATGCCACTTCTGAAGCACAACCAGCCTCAACTTTGCTTCCTCATGCATCAACTTCTGTTTCAACTGCAGGATCAAATGTTGTACATTGA